A genomic stretch from Flavobacterium sp. KS-LB2 includes:
- a CDS encoding sensor histidine kinase, with protein sequence MVFLITFLVLISSGVGYLLLLQEEKEIQIKKLLSDKDAFFSIIAHDLRGSFNGILGLSEMLLEKENNIVNEEREEFIQLIYQSSKNTFSLLENLLSWAQSQTGRIDFNPSKVEVSAIVNRTISLLSKHAEYKSITIKSEIPLEQFVTADANMLETIFRNLISNAIKFTNTNGQVTISMDKERKQFVFYVKDNGIGLSSENINTLFDINSKKSTTGTHEELGTGLGLMLCKDFVEKHQGSISVHSKENEGCTFMFSIPNE encoded by the coding sequence ATGGTTTTTCTCATTACTTTTCTGGTTCTAATAAGCAGTGGAGTAGGATATTTATTGTTGCTGCAAGAGGAAAAGGAGATTCAAATAAAAAAACTATTGAGCGATAAAGATGCTTTTTTCTCTATAATAGCACACGATTTAAGAGGTTCTTTTAATGGAATTTTGGGTTTGTCTGAAATGTTACTGGAAAAGGAAAACAACATTGTTAATGAAGAACGTGAGGAGTTTATTCAGCTGATTTACCAATCCTCAAAGAATACATTTTCTCTCTTAGAAAACCTGCTTTCATGGGCACAATCACAAACCGGACGTATTGATTTTAACCCATCAAAAGTTGAAGTAAGTGCCATTGTTAATAGAACCATCTCATTACTATCGAAACATGCCGAGTATAAAAGCATTACCATCAAGTCTGAAATTCCACTAGAACAATTTGTTACGGCTGATGCTAATATGCTTGAAACTATTTTTCGGAATTTAATTTCGAATGCGATAAAATTCACCAATACTAACGGCCAAGTAACGATCTCGATGGACAAAGAAAGAAAACAATTCGTGTTTTATGTAAAAGACAACGGTATTGGTCTATCGTCTGAAAATATCAATACGCTTTTTGATATTAACAGTAAAAAATCGACTACAGGAACTCATGAAGAATTGGGCACAGGTCTTGGTCTTATGTTGTGTAAAGATTTTGTAGAGAAGCATCAAGGCTCTATTTCGGTTCATAGCAAGGAAAACGAAGGATGTACCTTTATGTTTAGTATTCCTAATGAATAA
- a CDS encoding DMP19 family protein produces MEFGRIIISETAFNSENPQDVIHSNISVINLMREEGVNDDLIHEDAIMSYYLDYYTSQYTEGNFAQFVYNSRWNKELNELIEEGLALIGAEKHLELFQQQSKKVKLMSSVKREKFFKGKLEGVNPIRDLLNNDTFFELEENLVNLNADFLKTHPDLEVLSVDDMFAVLEEFVGHEIKRT; encoded by the coding sequence ATGGAATTCGGTAGAATAATTATTTCAGAAACAGCCTTTAACAGTGAGAACCCCCAAGATGTAATTCACTCTAATATTTCGGTAATCAACTTAATGCGCGAGGAAGGCGTAAACGATGATTTGATTCACGAAGACGCCATAATGAGTTATTATTTAGATTATTATACTTCACAATACACCGAAGGAAATTTTGCGCAATTTGTGTATAATTCCCGTTGGAATAAAGAACTAAACGAATTAATAGAAGAAGGTTTGGCATTAATTGGCGCGGAAAAGCATTTGGAATTGTTCCAACAACAATCCAAAAAAGTAAAATTAATGAGTAGCGTAAAAAGAGAAAAATTCTTCAAAGGAAAACTCGAAGGCGTAAACCCGATTAGAGATTTGCTCAACAACGACACTTTTTTTGAACTGGAAGAAAATCTAGTGAATTTGAATGCTGATTTCTTAAAAACCCATCCTGATTTAGAAGTGCTTTCGGTTGACGATATGTTTGCAGTTTTGGAAGAATTTGTGGGTCATGAAATCAAGAGGACTTAG
- the metG gene encoding methionine--tRNA ligase: protein MIQNPKRYTITAALPYTNGPIHIGHLAGVYVPSDIYSRYLRLQGRDVLFVCGSDEHGVAISMKAKKEGITPQEVIDKYDGIIRKSFSDFGISFDNYSRTSAKIHHDTASEFFRKLYEQGDFIEEVTEQLYDAKADQFLADRFVVGTCPKCGNEEAYGDQCEKCGSTLNATDLINPKSTITGETPILKSTKHWFLPLDRYEDFLKEWILVGHKNDWKPNVYGQVKSWIDGGLEPRAVTRDLDWGIDVPVEGAEGKKLYVWFDAPIGYISSTKEWALREGKDWEPYWKDQDTKLVHFIGKDNIVFHCIIFPAMLKAEGSYILPDNVPANEFLNLEGNKLSTSKNWAVWLHEYLEEFPNQQDVLRYALTSNAPETKDNDFTWKDFQARNNNELVAIYGNFINRVVVLTNKYYNGIVPQPNELSEVDEATLTELKAYPAVISSSVERYRFREALSELMNVARLGNKYLADEEPWKVIKDNPERVQTQMYVALQIAAALSSLCEPFLPFTAKKLSRILKIESPLNWNTIAQNSDLIPAGHQIGEAELLFAKIEDEEIQKQIDKLEATKTANTAENKKAEPQKEAIQFEDFAKMDIRTGTILEAEKMPKASKLLILKVDTGIDVRTIVSGIAESFKPEDIIGKKVTVLVNLAPRNLRGVESQGMILMTTNAEGKLVFVNPDTDGVANGETIN, encoded by the coding sequence ATGATACAGAATCCAAAAAGATATACAATTACAGCGGCATTGCCTTATACGAACGGACCGATTCACATTGGCCATTTGGCGGGGGTTTACGTGCCTTCTGATATTTATTCCCGTTACTTGCGTTTGCAAGGAAGAGACGTTTTGTTTGTGTGCGGAAGTGACGAGCACGGCGTGGCCATTTCGATGAAAGCCAAAAAAGAAGGCATTACGCCACAGGAAGTAATCGATAAATATGATGGAATAATCCGTAAATCGTTCTCTGATTTTGGAATTTCGTTTGATAATTATTCCAGAACTTCGGCTAAAATTCATCATGATACGGCTTCAGAATTTTTCAGAAAACTGTATGAACAAGGTGATTTTATTGAGGAAGTAACCGAGCAATTGTATGATGCAAAAGCAGATCAGTTCTTGGCAGACCGTTTTGTGGTAGGAACTTGCCCAAAATGTGGCAACGAAGAAGCCTACGGTGACCAATGCGAAAAATGCGGTTCAACCCTGAACGCTACGGATTTAATCAATCCAAAATCGACAATAACTGGAGAAACTCCGATTTTGAAATCGACGAAACACTGGTTTTTGCCTTTGGATCGTTATGAAGATTTCTTGAAAGAATGGATTCTCGTTGGACATAAAAATGACTGGAAACCGAATGTTTACGGGCAAGTAAAATCGTGGATTGACGGCGGATTAGAACCTCGTGCGGTAACTCGTGACTTAGATTGGGGAATTGACGTTCCTGTTGAAGGTGCCGAAGGAAAAAAATTATATGTGTGGTTTGATGCGCCGATTGGCTATATTTCATCTACCAAAGAATGGGCTTTGCGCGAAGGAAAGGATTGGGAACCGTACTGGAAAGATCAAGATACGAAACTGGTTCACTTTATTGGGAAAGACAATATTGTTTTCCATTGCATCATTTTCCCCGCGATGTTAAAAGCTGAAGGAAGTTATATTTTACCGGATAATGTGCCTGCAAATGAGTTCTTGAACTTAGAAGGAAACAAATTATCTACGTCTAAAAACTGGGCGGTTTGGTTGCACGAATATTTAGAAGAATTCCCAAATCAGCAAGATGTTTTGCGTTATGCGTTGACATCAAACGCTCCTGAAACCAAGGATAATGATTTTACCTGGAAAGATTTTCAGGCGAGAAACAATAATGAATTGGTGGCGATTTACGGGAATTTCATTAATCGTGTCGTGGTTTTAACCAATAAATATTACAACGGAATTGTTCCGCAGCCGAACGAACTTTCGGAAGTAGACGAAGCGACTTTAACAGAATTGAAAGCCTATCCAGCTGTGATTTCGAGTTCTGTGGAACGTTATAGATTTCGTGAAGCATTGAGCGAATTGATGAATGTAGCTCGATTAGGAAATAAATATTTAGCCGATGAAGAGCCTTGGAAAGTGATCAAAGACAATCCAGAACGCGTTCAAACACAAATGTATGTGGCGTTGCAAATTGCTGCGGCTTTAAGTTCACTTTGCGAACCTTTCTTACCCTTTACCGCTAAAAAATTATCAAGAATTCTAAAAATAGAAAGTCCGTTGAACTGGAATACGATTGCTCAAAATTCTGATTTGATTCCAGCAGGACACCAAATTGGCGAAGCGGAATTATTGTTTGCTAAAATTGAAGACGAGGAAATCCAAAAACAAATCGACAAACTGGAAGCAACTAAAACTGCCAATACTGCCGAAAACAAAAAAGCAGAACCACAAAAAGAAGCGATTCAATTTGAGGATTTTGCCAAAATGGATATTCGTACAGGAACCATCTTGGAAGCGGAAAAAATGCCAAAAGCCAGCAAACTTTTGATTTTAAAAGTAGATACTGGAATTGATGTTCGCACTATTGTTTCAGGAATTGCCGAGAGTTTTAAACCAGAAGATATTATTGGTAAAAAAGTTACTGTTTTAGTGAATTTGGCTCCAAGAAACCTTCGTGGCGTAGAAAGTCAAGGAATGATTTTGATGACTACGAATGCTGAAGGGAAACTGGTTTTTGTAAATCCAGATACCGATGGCGTTGCAAACGGAGAGACAATAAATTAA
- a CDS encoding DMT family transporter, with amino-acid sequence MKIKKPQLALIVGIICISIFPILIKLRLTPGLISAFYRMAIAATLLLPYVIITKKFKLPTIKLLIPAIICGILFASDVAVWNIAIQESSATQASLLTNLSPLWVGIGSFLFLKTKPALNFWIGTLVSLFGMIMLVGFEFFIKLNFDTAFLLAVLSGILYAIYLLVSKKVLSKVDVLSFMTISLISSSLYLGILCLMLEEPFSGFSDAGWLVLLIQAIVCQLLAWLSLSYATQHMRATRVSLSLLSQAVLTSILAWLFLDEIITLQMIIGGIILLLGIRITFYSKSISMKKVFSKAGES; translated from the coding sequence ATGAAAATAAAAAAGCCGCAATTAGCTTTAATTGTTGGAATAATCTGCATTTCGATATTTCCAATATTAATAAAACTTCGGTTAACACCCGGGCTAATTTCGGCTTTTTATAGAATGGCAATTGCAGCAACCTTGCTACTGCCTTATGTCATAATTACAAAAAAATTCAAGCTCCCAACAATCAAGCTCTTAATTCCTGCTATAATTTGCGGAATTTTATTTGCCTCAGATGTTGCCGTTTGGAATATTGCCATCCAAGAATCTAGCGCTACTCAGGCTTCACTGCTTACTAATTTATCGCCGCTTTGGGTAGGCATAGGCTCCTTCTTATTTTTAAAAACTAAACCCGCTCTTAATTTCTGGATTGGAACCCTAGTCTCATTATTCGGAATGATTATGCTGGTTGGTTTCGAGTTTTTTATCAAACTGAATTTCGACACCGCTTTTCTTTTAGCAGTACTGTCGGGTATTTTATATGCTATTTACTTACTGGTCAGCAAAAAAGTACTTTCTAAAGTGGATGTCCTTTCGTTCATGACCATCAGTCTCATTTCTTCAAGCCTATATTTAGGAATTCTCTGTTTAATGCTAGAAGAACCTTTTTCCGGATTTTCTGATGCTGGTTGGCTGGTCCTGTTGATCCAGGCAATAGTTTGCCAATTATTAGCATGGCTATCGCTCAGTTATGCAACACAACACATGCGCGCCACAAGAGTGTCTTTGAGTTTGCTCAGTCAAGCCGTTTTGACTTCTATTTTAGCTTGGTTGTTTTTAGATGAAATAATCACACTGCAAATGATTATCGGAGGAATTATTTTACTTTTGGGAATCCGAATCACCTTTTATTCTAAATCAATTTCAATGAAAAAAGTCTTTTCCAAAGCAGGGGAAAGTTAA
- a CDS encoding HAD family hydrolase, protein MNLKVIAFDADDTLFINETYFDETEKKFCGLMEDYLSHQGISKELFKVEIDNLKLYGYGIKGYILSMIEAAMTISNNTLPIEIIEKIIQYGKELLEKPIVLLEGVEETLAALHGKYKLVVATKGDLLDQRRKLHNSGLGHYFHHIEVMSDKQEVDYTDLIKRLEIQPSEFFMIGNSLKSDVLPVLAIGGHAVHIPFHTTWAHEKIDHKVEHENFSSFEKITEVLKMLE, encoded by the coding sequence ATGAACCTAAAAGTAATTGCTTTCGACGCTGACGACACCTTATTTATCAATGAAACTTATTTTGATGAAACCGAGAAGAAATTCTGTGGTTTGATGGAAGATTATTTGTCACATCAAGGAATTTCCAAAGAATTATTTAAAGTTGAAATTGACAATCTGAAATTATACGGTTATGGAATCAAAGGCTACATTCTCTCGATGATTGAGGCTGCGATGACTATTTCGAATAATACACTTCCTATAGAAATTATTGAAAAAATCATTCAATACGGAAAAGAATTACTGGAAAAACCGATTGTTTTGTTGGAAGGTGTTGAGGAAACTTTAGCCGCTTTACACGGAAAATACAAATTAGTAGTTGCCACCAAAGGCGATTTATTAGACCAACGAAGAAAGTTACACAATTCAGGTTTGGGTCATTATTTTCATCACATCGAAGTCATGTCTGACAAGCAAGAAGTTGATTATACCGACTTGATAAAACGATTAGAAATACAACCTTCGGAATTTTTTATGATTGGCAATTCCTTAAAATCAGATGTCTTGCCTGTTTTAGCTATTGGCGGTCACGCAGTTCATATTCCATTTCATACCACATGGGCACATGAAAAAATTGACCATAAAGTGGAACACGAAAATTTCAGCTCTTTTGAAAAAATAACAGAAGTTTTGAAAATGTTGGAATAA
- a CDS encoding OmpA family protein — MKKIILTLVFASAMTTLSAQTENVESASTGNDFNKWSIELAGGFNKPTRKMTPGYRTSVVSPYVADLGVRYMVNNKFGFKADFGYNSFTEGDNSAAFDTKYYRVDLQGVANLGRIMSFETWTKSIGLLGHAGVGLSFLERKDPTYAKDRMGNLMAGITGQIKLSNRVSLTGDFTTIVHGRQFYAFDGASSGSSKGISGPLFNGTVGLTVYLGKNEKHADWVFDNEDKFDAIDARFMAIENKMLDTDKDGVADYLDEEANTPAGAMVDTKGRSIDKNNNKVADDTEAYILKNYAANTGDGSVVYNNDLIKSLINGGYVAVYFDYNKSTPTNVSTEGTDFILTYLRNNPTASVDIIGHADELGRSAYNDKLSAARANNVKNTLVKANIDASRLNVVAAGEDTSVDKNSDAARKLVRRVTFIVK, encoded by the coding sequence ATGAAAAAAATCATACTTACGTTAGTTTTTGCCTCTGCAATGACAACTTTGAGTGCTCAAACAGAAAATGTAGAAAGCGCAAGTACAGGAAATGACTTTAACAAATGGTCTATTGAGTTAGCTGGTGGTTTTAATAAGCCAACCCGAAAAATGACGCCAGGATATAGAACGTCAGTAGTAAGCCCATATGTTGCTGATCTTGGAGTTAGATACATGGTTAATAACAAATTTGGTTTTAAAGCTGATTTTGGATACAACAGTTTCACAGAAGGTGATAACTCAGCTGCATTTGATACAAAATATTACAGAGTAGACTTGCAAGGTGTTGCTAACTTAGGAAGAATCATGAGTTTTGAAACTTGGACTAAATCTATTGGTTTATTAGGTCATGCTGGAGTTGGTTTGTCATTTTTAGAAAGAAAAGACCCTACTTATGCAAAAGATAGAATGGGTAACTTGATGGCTGGTATTACAGGTCAAATCAAATTATCTAATAGAGTATCATTAACGGGTGATTTCACAACTATAGTTCATGGTAGACAATTTTATGCTTTTGACGGAGCTAGTTCAGGAAGTTCTAAAGGAATTTCTGGACCTCTTTTCAATGGTACAGTAGGTTTAACAGTTTACCTAGGTAAAAACGAAAAACATGCTGACTGGGTTTTCGATAATGAGGATAAGTTTGATGCAATTGACGCAAGATTCATGGCTATCGAAAATAAAATGTTAGACACGGATAAAGATGGTGTAGCAGATTATTTAGATGAAGAAGCTAATACACCTGCAGGTGCAATGGTTGATACTAAAGGAAGATCAATTGACAAGAACAACAACAAAGTTGCTGATGATACTGAAGCATACATTTTGAAAAACTATGCTGCAAATACTGGTGATGGTTCTGTTGTTTACAACAATGATTTGATCAAAAGTTTAATCAACGGTGGTTATGTTGCAGTTTATTTTGATTACAACAAATCAACACCAACAAATGTTTCTACAGAAGGTACTGATTTCATCTTAACGTACTTAAGAAATAATCCTACTGCTTCAGTTGACATTATTGGTCACGCTGACGAATTAGGAAGATCTGCATACAATGATAAATTATCTGCTGCAAGAGCAAATAATGTAAAAAATACTTTAGTAAAAGCTAATATCGATGCATCAAGACTGAATGTAGTTGCTGCTGGTGAAGATACTTCAGTAGATAAAAATTCTGACGCTGCAAGAAAATTAGTAAGAAGAGTTACTTTTATAGTAAAATAA
- a CDS encoding chloramphenicol acetyltransferase, with the protein MKTLLDIENWPRKEHFHFFRQFEEPFFGATVEIDCTKAYAIAKDINVSFFIYYLHKTLVAVNATESFRYRISDDKIYVCDQIDVSATIGREDGSFGFSLIEYNANFEIFTANALAEIDRIQNTTGLFTRTFNEDNVVHFSAIPWLDFTSLSHARSYTFPDSCPKISFGKMKIAENGKRTMPLSIHVHHGLIDGLHLGQFVDFLQNIMNQ; encoded by the coding sequence TTGAAAACCCTTTTAGATATAGAAAATTGGCCTAGAAAAGAACACTTTCATTTTTTCAGACAATTTGAAGAACCTTTCTTTGGTGCCACAGTTGAAATTGACTGTACAAAAGCTTATGCTATTGCAAAGGATATAAATGTATCCTTTTTCATCTATTATTTACACAAAACCTTGGTTGCCGTTAATGCTACCGAATCGTTTCGCTATAGGATTTCCGATGATAAAATATATGTTTGTGACCAGATTGATGTTTCTGCTACTATTGGCCGAGAGGACGGGAGTTTTGGATTCTCTTTAATCGAATACAATGCAAATTTTGAGATTTTTACCGCAAATGCCTTAGCAGAAATCGATAGAATACAAAACACAACCGGACTTTTTACCCGAACGTTTAATGAAGACAACGTGGTTCACTTTTCGGCGATTCCGTGGTTGGATTTCACTTCATTGTCACACGCTAGAAGCTATACTTTTCCCGACAGTTGTCCAAAAATTTCTTTTGGAAAAATGAAAATTGCAGAAAACGGTAAGAGAACCATGCCATTGTCCATTCATGTGCATCATGGATTAATAGACGGTTTGCATTTAGGTCAATTTGTAGATTTTTTACAAAACATTATGAATCAGTAA
- a CDS encoding ferritin codes for MLSKNIEYALNNQIRIEAESSQTYLSMASWAETHGLEGISKFMYAQSDEERAHMLKLIRYVNDRGGHAKVSELKAPKTSYGTFKEMFEELYKHEVFVSDSINKLVDVSFSEKDYATHNFLQWYVAEQIEEEAQAKLILDKINLIGDDKGGLYLFDRDMQQLTLDTTSK; via the coding sequence ATGCTATCAAAAAATATAGAATACGCGCTGAACAATCAGATTCGAATTGAAGCTGAATCATCACAAACCTATCTTTCTATGGCTTCATGGGCAGAAACTCATGGTTTAGAAGGAATTTCAAAATTCATGTATGCACAATCTGATGAAGAAAGAGCACACATGCTAAAACTAATCCGCTACGTAAACGATCGAGGTGGTCATGCTAAAGTAAGTGAATTAAAAGCACCGAAAACTAGCTATGGAACATTTAAGGAAATGTTTGAAGAACTTTATAAACATGAAGTTTTTGTTTCTGATTCAATTAACAAACTAGTTGACGTTTCGTTTTCTGAAAAAGATTATGCCACACACAACTTCTTGCAATGGTATGTAGCCGAACAAATTGAAGAAGAAGCTCAAGCAAAACTTATTTTGGATAAAATAAACTTAATAGGAGACGACAAAGGTGGTTTGTATTTATTTGACAGAGATATGCAACAACTAACTTTAGATACTACATCCAAATAA
- a CDS encoding single-stranded DNA-binding protein: MKNRVQLIGRVGQDPEVKTLDGGKKLATVSIATNDVYYKENGDKVEQTEWHRVTAWGKTADIIEKYVIKGKEIGIEGKLTHRSYDDKNGEKRYVTEIVANEVLLLGK; encoded by the coding sequence ATGAAAAACAGAGTACAATTAATCGGAAGAGTAGGTCAAGATCCAGAAGTAAAAACTTTAGACGGAGGAAAAAAATTAGCAACCGTAAGCATAGCCACTAATGATGTCTATTATAAAGAAAACGGGGATAAAGTAGAACAAACCGAATGGCATCGTGTTACCGCTTGGGGGAAAACGGCTGATATTATTGAAAAATATGTGATTAAAGGAAAGGAAATAGGAATCGAAGGAAAGCTAACCCATAGAAGTTATGACGACAAAAATGGTGAGAAACGCTATGTTACTGAAATTGTTGCTAATGAAGTTTTGCTCTTGGGAAAATAA
- a CDS encoding bifunctional GNAT family N-acetyltransferase/carbon-nitrogen hydrolase family protein encodes MQAKINKVELRNLAFDDYKELKNSMVESYPEMVGSYWREHHIEKILSIFPEGQLVILVDGKVVGSALSLIVDESLVDKNHNYADITGKYTFSTHNPKGDVLYGIDVFIHPNYRGLRLGRRLYDARKELCEQLNLKAIVFAGRIPNYGQHAEKLTPKNYIEKVKRKELHDPVLSFQLSNDFHVIRVMKNYLEGDTDSKEFAVLLEWNNIYYDESPKLINLKKSVIRLGLVQWQMRQLNNLEALFEQCEFFVDVVSGYGSDFALFPELFTAPLMADYNHLSEADAIRELAKHTEPIHKRFQELAISYNINIITGSMPYLENGTLYNVGFLCKRDGTSEMYAKIHVTPNEVQHWGMTGGSQIKTFDTDCGKIGIMICYDVEFPELSRLLADEGMNILFVPFLTDTQNAYTRVKHCAQARAIENECYVAIAGCVGNLPKVNNMDIQYAQSAVFTPSDFAFPSNGIKAEATPNTEMTLIVDVDLDLLKELHEHGSVRILKDRRTDLYDIKKINP; translated from the coding sequence ATGCAAGCCAAAATAAACAAAGTAGAATTACGAAATCTAGCTTTTGATGATTACAAAGAACTTAAAAATTCGATGGTTGAATCCTATCCAGAAATGGTAGGTTCGTACTGGAGAGAACATCACATAGAAAAAATATTGAGCATTTTCCCAGAAGGACAACTCGTGATTTTAGTAGATGGAAAAGTAGTTGGCTCAGCATTATCGCTAATTGTTGATGAAAGTTTAGTGGATAAAAACCATAATTACGCTGACATAACTGGAAAATATACTTTTTCGACTCACAATCCAAAAGGAGATGTTTTATACGGAATAGATGTTTTTATACATCCAAATTACAGAGGACTACGCCTTGGAAGACGTTTATATGATGCCCGAAAAGAGTTGTGTGAGCAACTGAATTTAAAAGCCATCGTTTTTGCCGGAAGAATACCTAATTACGGTCAACATGCTGAAAAACTCACTCCAAAAAATTACATCGAAAAAGTAAAACGAAAAGAGCTACACGACCCCGTTCTTTCTTTTCAATTGAGTAACGATTTCCACGTGATTCGAGTAATGAAAAATTATCTGGAAGGAGACACAGACTCTAAGGAATTTGCTGTTTTATTGGAATGGAATAACATCTATTATGACGAAAGTCCAAAATTAATAAACCTCAAAAAAAGCGTCATCCGCTTGGGATTGGTGCAGTGGCAAATGCGTCAACTGAATAATCTAGAAGCTTTATTTGAACAATGCGAATTTTTTGTAGACGTCGTTTCAGGATATGGAAGTGATTTTGCACTGTTTCCAGAACTGTTTACGGCACCTTTAATGGCGGATTACAATCACTTATCAGAAGCCGATGCGATAAGGGAATTAGCCAAACATACAGAGCCTATTCACAAACGTTTCCAAGAATTAGCTATTTCTTACAACATCAACATCATTACGGGAAGCATGCCGTATTTAGAGAACGGCACGTTATATAATGTTGGTTTTCTTTGCAAAAGAGACGGAACTTCAGAGATGTATGCCAAAATTCACGTTACTCCAAACGAGGTGCAACATTGGGGAATGACTGGCGGATCTCAAATTAAAACATTTGACACCGATTGTGGAAAAATAGGAATCATGATTTGTTACGACGTTGAATTTCCAGAACTTTCAAGATTATTGGCAGATGAAGGAATGAATATTTTATTTGTACCGTTCTTAACTGATACTCAAAATGCCTATACCAGAGTCAAACACTGCGCACAAGCAAGAGCGATAGAAAACGAATGTTATGTAGCTATTGCAGGTTGTGTGGGAAATCTTCCAAAGGTGAACAACATGGACATTCAATATGCACAATCAGCAGTATTTACTCCTTCTGACTTTGCTTTTCCAAGTAACGGAATCAAAGCCGAAGCCACACCAAATACAGAAATGACACTGATTGTAGACGTAGATTTAGATTTACTGAAAGAACTTCACGAACATGGAAGCGTACGAATTCTAAAAGATCGTAGAACTGATTTATACGACATCAAAAAAATAAATCCATGA